In Dermatophagoides farinae isolate YC_2012a chromosome 9, ASM2471394v1, whole genome shotgun sequence, a genomic segment contains:
- the LOC124497930 gene encoding uncharacterized protein LOC124497930, which yields MHRLTFEQEKELIDYFRINPSLWNTKDKDYNNRTLRQEKLDRIAELLQLTRKDVYEKYRNLRTTFFREHKRVTSSPSSTGGGSSGGGNNDTATDAGGGGGNGGNSSSSNGGPQHHQPYVSRWRHYTNMLFLANNHHNNHILSNGEMIIQSQNTISNTATNTTTGTRSLSISSGGNSNRPILNNNDDSESLHNGHDIDFVDISGGGGGSGGQNTATITAIHGQHHHQNDQQQQHEVIIINAQDAHAAINGAKSIHLPLSNVGIIGTSAIAQRIPCTAVTNGSSTAAMGTATISTLQPTTFSVIQAPSVATTMTTTPTTNTTIGQTNVGGNLTTNRLTLAATGTASHLTSSSTTATTPTLQQQQQTIFLKNSVIGFQPLPLLTAAAATNSNTIPGISGSATAAAAVTPGTPTIVLTSLANAVPTLHSHHINSGNNGGGSHRNRQLSLGTISPIQSQQQQQQLVSSIQSSSPPTARKSSSSSSTTTALNYFTPATKDHHHSHHNQQHRQQQNSPSSFESSILQLNSTPQQQLNSTIRLSSSSSSSSTINSKLNFNHHQDQSQQQTFIFTNASDTPVLLNNNNVIVAGGGGGSLNSTTITSSSNNSSSSGISSIDSSSTTISAKTKTTSTPIKSTKILLDYDEMRNIIRTIVNEAIIEYEDEDMAFCRSLAASLRTIDDRLKKDLTKLELQKVIVHFTNSNFIQQQQSSSMNMNSNTTSSTTTKLSTSPTTVSTSIMATAATATTTTTTNGDNQMKQQQSNVIGTTTALSSSSSSNTVSTIMTAGSVLLSNTNSSNIDQIKSSSISNNNKDGDGDDDKVMRNADNNYNNNNNDDDDCNTIAENGGGGDRGNDNNDIKKLNDSQMDTD from the exons atgcatCGATTAACATTTGAACAGGAgaaagaattgattgattattttcgtATTAATCCATCATTATGGAATACAAAAGATAAAgattataataatcgtaCATTACGACAGGAAAAATTGGATCGTATTGCTGAACTTTTGCAGTTAACAC GTAAAGATGTTTATGAAAAATATCGCAATTTACGTACAACATTTTTTCGTGAACATAAACGTGTTACAagttcaccatcatcaaccggtggtggtagtagcgGCGGTGGTAACAATGATACTGCTACTgatgctggtggtggtggtggtaatggtggtaattcatcatcatcaaatggcggtcctcaacatcatcaaccataTGTATCACGTTGGAGACATTATACAAATATGTTATTCTTGgccaataatcatcataataatcatattttATCCAATGGTGAAATGATTATACAATCACAAAATACCATTTCAAATACTGCTACGAATACCACCACCGGAACTCGATCTTTATCGATTAGTAGTGGTGGAAATAGTAACCGTCCtattttaaataataacgatgattcCGAATCATTACATAATGGTcatgatattgattttgtcgatattagtggtggtggtggcggtagTGGTGGCCAAAATACTGCTACAATTACGGCTATTCAtggtcaacatcatcatcaaaatgaccaacaacaacaacatgaagttattattataaatgcTCAAGATGCACATGCAGCAATTAATGGTGCCAAATCGATACATTTACCACTTAGCAATG tTGGAATAATTGGAACATCGGCTATTGCTCAACGTATTCCGTGTACAGCAGTCACCAATGGTTCATCAACGGCTGCGATGGGTACCGCCACCATATCAACATTACAACCAACAACATTTTCAGTGATACAGGCTCCATCGGTAGCCACAACGATGACGACAACGCCTACAACCAACACCACTATAGGTCAAACAAATGTTGGTGGTAATTTAACAACGAATCGATTAACATTAGCAGCGACTGGTACGGCAAGTCatttgacatcatcatcaacaacagcaacaacaccaacactgcaacaacaacaacaaacaatatttCTTAAAAATTCTGTTATCGGTTTTCaaccattaccattattgaCTGCAGCTGCTGCGACAAATTCCAATACAATTCCCGGTATCAGTGGCAGTGCGACGGCGGCAGCAGCAGTAACACCTGGAACACCAACAATTGTTTTAACTTCATTAGCAAATGCTGTTCCAACATTACATTCACATCATATCAATAGCGGTaacaatggtggtggtagccATCGTAATCGTCAATTATCACTGGGTACAATAAGTCCAATACAatcgcaacaacaacaacaacaattggtcTCGTCGATtcagtcatcatcaccgCCTACAGCTCGTAAAAgttcatcatcctcatcaacaacaacagcgttAAATTATTTTACACCAGCAAccaaagatcatcatcactcccatcataatcaacaacatcgacaacaacaaaattcaccATCAAGTTTCGAATCATCAATTCTTCAGCTGAATTCAACGCCTCAACAGCAActaaattcaacaattcgactatcatcatcatcatcatcatcatcaacaataaattcgaaattaaatttcaatcatcaccaagatcaatcacaacaacaaacatttatatttacAAATGCTAGTGATACACCAGTtctattgaataataataatgttatcGTGgctggtggtggcggtggttcattaaattcaacaacaataacatcaAGTAGTAACAACAGTAGCAGTAGCGGTATTAGTAgtattgattcatcatcgacgACGATATCGGCGAAAACAAAGACGACAAGTACGCCAATaaaatcgacaaaaattttattggattatgatgaaatgcGTAATATAATACGAACCATCGTTAATGAAGCAATCATCGAgtatgaagatgaagatatGGCATTCTGTCGCAGTTTAGCCGCATCATTACGTACGATAGATGATCGtttgaaaaaagatttaacAAAATTAGAATTACAAAAAgttattgttcattttactaattcaaattttatacaacaacaacaatcatcatcaatgaacatGAATTCTaatacaacatcatcaacgaccACGAAATTATCGACATCGCCAACAACGGTATCGACTTCGATCAtggcaacagcagcaacagcaacaacaacaacaacaacgaatggtgataatcaaatgaaacaacaacaatcaaatgtaaTAGGAACGACGACggcattgtcatcatcatcatcatcgaatactGTCAGTACAATTATGACTGCCGGTTCTGTTTTACTTTCAAATACTAATAGTTCAAATATCgatcaaattaaatcatcatcaataagcaataataataaagatggtgatggtgatgatgacaaagtAATGAGAAAtgctgataataattataacaataacaataatgatgatgatgattgtaacaCTATTGCTgaaaatggtggtggtggtgatcgtggtaatgacaacaatgataTCAAGAAATTGAATGACAGTCAAATGGATaccgattga